In Methylobacterium aquaticum, the following are encoded in one genomic region:
- the queA gene encoding tRNA preQ1(34) S-adenosylmethionine ribosyltransferase-isomerase QueA, which produces MRVDLFDFDLPEASIALRPAVPRDGARLMLMHPGSTPEDRIVRDLPGLLRPGDVLVFNDTRVIPARLHGLRHRDGSTVRLEAMLHLREAPDRWCAFARPAKRLKVGDRVSFGGAGEGETCAMTRLDATIVARGEGGETTFAFDLSGPALDEAVAALGELPLPPYIAAKRPTDAQDAADYQTVYAREPGAVAAPTAGLHFTPELLAACDAAGLAQVRVTLHVGAGTFLPVKADDTDAHRMHAEIGEITPEAAEALNRARASGGRIVAVGTTALRLLESAAEPDGTIRPWTGATDIFITPGYRFRAVDGLMTNFHLPRSTLFMLVSAFAGLEPMRAAYAAAIARGYRFYSYGDSSLLFRAETR; this is translated from the coding sequence ATGCGCGTGGACCTGTTCGATTTCGACCTGCCGGAGGCCAGCATCGCCCTCCGGCCCGCGGTGCCGCGGGACGGCGCCCGGCTGATGCTGATGCATCCCGGCTCGACGCCGGAGGACCGCATCGTGCGCGATCTCCCCGGTCTGCTGCGGCCCGGCGACGTGCTGGTGTTCAACGACACCCGGGTGATCCCGGCCCGCCTGCATGGCCTGCGCCACCGGGACGGGAGCACGGTGCGCCTCGAGGCGATGCTCCACTTGCGGGAGGCGCCGGATCGCTGGTGCGCCTTCGCGCGGCCGGCCAAGCGCCTGAAGGTCGGCGACCGGGTCAGCTTCGGCGGGGCCGGGGAGGGCGAGACCTGCGCCATGACCCGCCTCGACGCCACGATCGTCGCGCGCGGGGAGGGGGGCGAGACCACCTTCGCCTTCGATCTCTCGGGGCCTGCCCTCGACGAGGCGGTGGCCGCCCTCGGGGAATTGCCGCTGCCCCCCTACATCGCCGCCAAGCGCCCGACCGACGCGCAGGACGCCGCCGACTACCAGACCGTCTATGCCCGCGAGCCGGGCGCCGTCGCGGCGCCGACCGCCGGCCTGCACTTCACGCCCGAACTTCTGGCGGCCTGCGACGCGGCCGGCCTAGCGCAAGTGCGGGTGACGCTGCATGTCGGCGCCGGCACCTTCCTGCCGGTCAAGGCCGACGACACCGACGCGCACCGGATGCATGCCGAGATCGGCGAGATCACGCCCGAGGCGGCCGAGGCCCTCAACCGGGCACGCGCATCGGGCGGGCGCATCGTGGCGGTGGGCACCACGGCGCTCCGGCTCCTGGAGAGCGCCGCCGAGCCGGACGGCACGATCCGGCCCTGGACCGGCGCCACCGACATCTTCATCACACCCGGCTACCGCTTCCGCGCGGTGGATGGGCTGATGACCAACTTCCACCTGCCGCGCTCGACCCTGTTCATGCTCGTCTCGGCCTTTGCCGGGCTCGAGCCGATGCGGGCGGCCTATGCGGCCGCGATCGCGCGCGGCTACCGGTTCTATTCCTACGGCGATAGCAGCCTGCTCTTCCGGGCGGAGACGCGATGA
- the tgt gene encoding tRNA guanosine(34) transglycosylase Tgt has protein sequence MTDHFTFTVAATDGPARTGEIRMPRGVIRTPAFMPVGTAGTVKAMYPEQVKALGADVVLGNTYHLMLRPGAERVARLGGLHAMMQWPYPILTDSGGFQVMSLSGLRKLDETGVRFQSHLDGSTHLLSPERSIEIQGLLGSDIQMQLDECVRLPAPESAIESAMRLSLRWAERCRIAFGDQPGKAMFGIVQGGDIPRLRVESAKALVDLDLKGYAVGGLAVGEPQATMLAMIETVEPHLPTHKPRYLMGVGTPDDIVQAVSRGIDMFDCVMPTRAGRHGMVYTRHGRLNLRNARFAEDNTPLDPESTCPAANLYSKAYLHHLVRAGEILGMMLLTWNNLSYYQDLMAGLRKAIAEGRLHDFIGETREGWQKAERDRAA, from the coding sequence ATGACCGACCATTTCACCTTCACCGTCGCGGCGACCGACGGCCCGGCCCGCACCGGCGAGATCCGGATGCCGCGGGGCGTCATCCGCACCCCGGCCTTCATGCCGGTCGGCACCGCCGGCACCGTCAAGGCGATGTATCCCGAGCAGGTGAAGGCGCTCGGCGCCGACGTGGTGCTCGGCAACACCTACCACCTGATGCTGCGCCCCGGCGCCGAGCGGGTGGCACGCCTCGGCGGCCTCCACGCGATGATGCAGTGGCCCTACCCGATCCTGACCGATTCCGGCGGCTTCCAGGTCATGTCGCTGTCGGGGTTGCGCAAGCTCGACGAGACCGGGGTGCGGTTCCAGTCGCATCTCGACGGCTCGACGCATCTCCTGAGCCCCGAGCGCTCGATCGAGATCCAGGGCCTGCTCGGCTCCGACATCCAGATGCAGCTCGACGAATGCGTGCGCCTGCCGGCACCGGAATCGGCGATCGAGAGCGCGATGCGCCTCTCGCTCCGCTGGGCCGAGCGCTGCCGCATCGCCTTCGGCGACCAGCCCGGCAAGGCGATGTTCGGCATCGTCCAGGGCGGCGACATTCCGCGCTTGCGGGTCGAGAGCGCGAAGGCCCTGGTCGATCTCGACCTCAAGGGCTACGCCGTCGGCGGGCTGGCGGTCGGCGAGCCGCAGGCGACGATGCTCGCGATGATCGAGACCGTCGAGCCGCACCTGCCGACCCACAAGCCGCGCTACCTGATGGGCGTCGGCACGCCGGACGACATCGTCCAGGCGGTGAGCCGCGGCATCGACATGTTCGATTGCGTGATGCCGACCCGGGCCGGCCGCCACGGCATGGTCTATACCCGCCACGGCCGCCTCAACCTGCGCAACGCGCGCTTTGCCGAGGACAACACCCCCCTCGATCCCGAATCGACCTGCCCGGCGGCCAACCTTTACAGCAAGGCCTACCTGCACCATCTCGTCCGCGCGGGCGAGATTCTGGGCATGATGCTGCTGACCTGGAACAACCTGTCCTACTACCAGGACCTGATGGCCGGCCTGCGCAAGGCGATCGCCGAAGGGCGGCTCCACGACTTCATCGGCGAGACCCGCGAGGGCTGGCAGAAGGCGGAGCGCGACCGGGCGGCGTAG
- a CDS encoding transglutaminase-like domain-containing protein: MKIRTGYSIAFDTPGPTPMVLMLNVHPDRAGDLLSPDAMTIDPPVPAHQFVDSFGNLCTRVTAPGGRITFSADLLVQDSGEVDDYAPDAVQHPVQDLPDEVLPFLLASRYCDTDKLSNTAWQLFGNTPEGWARVQAIVDYVHNHIRFDYQRADATRSALDGFNQREGVCRDFAHLAVTFCRCMNIPARYCTGYLGDIGVPAVPDPMDFSAWFEVYLGGRWYTFDARHNKPRIGRIVMARGRDATDVAISTSFGPAWLAKFEVHTDEVVDEVPQQVEWLQAAE, encoded by the coding sequence ATGAAGATCCGCACCGGCTACTCGATCGCCTTCGATACGCCCGGCCCGACCCCGATGGTCCTGATGCTCAACGTGCATCCGGACCGGGCCGGCGACCTGCTCAGCCCCGACGCCATGACCATCGACCCGCCGGTCCCCGCACACCAGTTCGTCGATTCCTTCGGCAACCTCTGCACCCGCGTCACCGCCCCGGGCGGCCGCATCACCTTCTCCGCCGATCTCCTGGTTCAGGACAGCGGAGAGGTCGACGATTACGCGCCCGACGCGGTGCAGCACCCGGTGCAGGACCTGCCCGACGAGGTGCTGCCCTTCCTGCTGGCCAGCCGCTACTGCGACACCGACAAGCTGTCGAACACCGCCTGGCAGCTCTTCGGCAACACGCCGGAAGGCTGGGCCCGGGTCCAGGCCATCGTCGACTACGTCCACAACCACATCCGCTTCGACTACCAGCGCGCCGACGCCACCCGCTCGGCCCTCGACGGCTTCAACCAGCGCGAGGGCGTCTGCCGCGACTTCGCGCATCTCGCCGTCACGTTCTGCCGCTGCATGAACATCCCGGCGCGCTACTGCACCGGCTATCTCGGCGATATCGGCGTACCGGCGGTGCCCGATCCGATGGATTTCTCGGCCTGGTTCGAGGTCTATCTCGGTGGGCGCTGGTACACGTTCGACGCCCGCCACAACAAGCCGCGCATCGGCCGGATCGTGATGGCGCGGGGCCGCGACGCCACCGACGTGGCGATCTCGACGAGCTTCGGCCCGGCTTGGCTCGCCAAGTTCGAGGTCCATACCGACGAGGTGGTGGACGAGGTGCCGCAGCAGGTGGAGTGGCTGCAGGCGGCGGAGTAG